CTCTTCCCAGCGAGGAACGAGCGACAGGGGGAAGAGGGGGTGGCGAGGGACGAGCCGGGGGAGATGGCCCGAAGTGGTGCCCGAATCCTACTCCCAGCCGCTCTCCCAGTGGGGGCCTAGCGACGCCTTGAGCCGCTCGCGGTAGGCATCGGTCTTGACTTTGCAGCGCCAGGGGACGCCCTTGGACACTCCTTTGCAGACCACACCCTCCGCGACCCCGAACTTCCCCTTGCGGAGCTCATCGGTGAACTGCCCGGTGAGCTTGCCCCGGTAGACAATGCGCGGCGTGGGGAGGTGGCCAAAATCGCGGATGAAGTCCTCGGGGGCGACAAACGCCTCGCCGGGGAGGGTGAGGTCGAAGAAGACGAGGCGCTTGGGTTCGTCCGCGCGGTGCTGGCCGGCAAACGAACCTTCTCCCAGGAACTCACAAAACGCTGTGGCTTCGTTCGTGGGGTAGCCGTCGAGCACAGCGGCGAGGCCCTCGGCGAGGGTGGCTTGGAAGACTGCGGCTGCCTCAGCGAGCTCCGGGTGGGCCGCCACGAACTCCGTGATCCCGCGCTCGGTGAGGTTGAAGCGATCCCGGCGCGTCCCAAAGGCGTGCCAGCCAAACTCCCGCTCCCAGCAGAAGTGCAGGTTCGTGCCATCGAGCTTCTCAAAGGCAATACAGCGCTCGCCCAGCGGGGCTTTCTCACTGCCGGGCATCTTAGGGTAGTACAGCATACTGTAACTCATGGGCTTCGATCGTCGTGGGCACCTCCCAGCGATCGAGGTACTTGTGCAGCACGGCCTCCGGGACGGCGGCGGCGCGGTTTCGGTTCTGGGCGAAGAGCCGGGCGTGCGGGGCCTCGCGGTAGACAATCTTGACGCGGAAGTTGTAGTCCGCCGCCAGCCCGAGTGGGCGGGCGCGCAGCTCATGGCGCAGGTTGGTGGCGTTCCAGACAAAGTCTTGCTTCTGGCGAAGATACACCCGTGCCCGCTCCAGCGCCGCCATGGCCACGGGCTCCTGCGGGTCGGTTGGGGCGATTCCGAGCTCTTTGCGGAGCACGTCCAGGCTGACCACGGGCAGGTGCGCGAGGTGTTGCTGGATGTACGTGTCCTTGCCGGAGCCCGGCAGGCCGCTCATGAGAACCAGCTCACCCTGGGTATCGTCGTAGGCGGTGTAGGTCTTGTCCCGGCCCGGCGTGCGGAAGTAGACCACGCGGCTGTGGGGCGACGGAAACGCGTAGGGAGCGTCCCCGATACCGAGTTCTTTGCAGAGCTCACTAAACAGCCCGACTCGCACCAGGGCGTCTTCTGTGTTCGGCGCAACCCGGCCGCGCGTGTCGGCCTCCGCCAGCAGGGCTAGCCAGTCGCAACGGGCGGTCTGGGCGATGGTGAGGGCCGTCCGCTCGGGATCGTCGCTGTCGAGACAATAACCAGGCCGCATGTGCCAGCGCACCAGGGCACAGACCGCCTCGCGCTCGGCGAAGTCAAAACCCTGCTCCCAGAGAAGCCGCCGGGCGATATAGGCCCCGATCCGCGCGTGGCCGTTCGACGTGATCCTTCCGTTCTCTTCGTGCTTGGTGGTCGCGGGCTTGCCGCAGTCGTGGAGGAGCGCGGCGAGCCGGAGAACCCGCTGGGCAGGCGCGTCCAAGTCCGCAAAGCGCGGATCGGCCTCCAGCGCCTCGACCACCATGCGGGTGTGGGTTGCCACATCGCCCTCGCCATGATGCCGCGGGTCCTGCGGGCACACCGCCATCGCCTGCCACCAGGGAGCCGCCTCGACACGCGGCCAGTCTATCCCATGAGCGCTTACCATAAATCCACCCCCTCGGCGAGCTGGTTGGGGACGAGCGGGCGGTCTTTCCAGTGCGTCCCCGAGTCCAGAATGGTCTGGAGAAACCCGGCGCGCACCCACTTGTAGCGGCCCTTGACCACGCCGTCCTCTTCCCACTTCAGATACAGCCCCTCACTGACCCCGCCATCGGACTTGTACAGCGATGGCCCCACGAGCTTGGTGATGTCTTTGAGCTTGCTGAAGATGCCTTCCTTGAGCACGGGAACCGAGACCACGGGGCCACCGGCGAGCAGCGCGCGGCGGCGTGCCGTGGAGAGAAACGTGTTGGTCTGTGTATCCAGAATGTCGAACTCAAAGAAGTAGTGCGGGAGGCGGTCGTAGAACACCGTGTGGCAGGCGTAGAGCCACTCGCCGTAGAGGATGTAGCGCGTTCCTAGTCGCTCCCAGAGCCAGCCCTGGTGGGTCTGGGCCCAGGGCTTGAGGAGGGCGAACTGCGCCTCGCCGGGGCCGCCGGTGAGGTAGTGCCCCCGGCACTGGAGCTGGAGCGTCCCGTTTTCGTCGAACGAGATCCCCGTGTTCGCGCCGTCGAGCTTCTCCTCCACCACGAGATACTTCTCCCGTAGCAAGACAAAGGGCAGCCGGTCCGGGTCGTCGCCTTTTTGCAGGCCACTGCCTTCCAGGTGCTGGGTTCGTGGGTATTTTCGTAGACCGTCCATGACGCTACCGTATCTCCTCGCGAACCCGGCGTGCTAAAGCGAGAGCTGGATCGCCTTAAAAACCCGTAGCGCCTCGTCGGTGGGGAGGGTGCGCAGGTCCAGCACCGCGCCGTCCCAGGGGAACACGCCCTTCTCTCGCACTTCCCCGTTCAGGAGCTCGGTCCACCAGGCAGTGACACTCTCTCGGGCGCGGCGTGAGCGCATGGTTTCGAGGAGGGGGTCGGGGTAGCTGTTGGCGAAGAGAACCTCCTTGGAGAAGCGCCGCGCCTGCTTGACATCATCGGCTTCGAAGGGAGCCTCCTCGCCTGAGTCACCGAAGCCCGGTACGCGGTAGGTGGGGAAGGGCTCGGGCCTCTCCCAGGTGCCGTACCAGGAGTTGAGGAGCTGTGACTCTTGGCGGCCCTCGATCCACAGGGTCAGGCGGGGGTTGGCACTCTTGAGGGCTGAGAAAACCTCGGTGAGGAGCGCCTTATTGGCCGCGAAGCGCAGGGCGTTCCAGCGTGTGAAGGGGTCAGGAGGGGACGCGGGGGCAGGGGCGTCAGGACTAGGGCGACGGACCATCATTCCCATCGACATCGGGCGTCGTAGCTCGCCGCTCTCGCCGCGACCGGTGAGGTCGATGGGATCGTAGCCCTCGGAGCGCAGGAATGCCAGCCGCCGCTCGGGGGTGTAGCCGTACTCTTGCGCTGTAGTGCCACCAAAGCGATTCGCACGGGGGCTGATATAGCCGGGAGCAACGGTCTCGGCGAGCGCGAGGCCCGCCAGGCCGGGGAGGGATGCCAGGGTGCGCAGCAGAGGGAGCAGGGCGCGCCGGGTCTCAGGGGAGTCGGGGACACGGTAGAGGGCGGGCTTGTCGAACCAGTCCTGATCGGCGGGGGCACTGGAGGGGAGCTGGGAGAGCACCACCTGGGCGACAATGGGAATCCCGCGTTTCTTACCCTCCGCGAGCGCGGCCTTGAGCGGCTCCAGCCGAGCGCCGTCAGTGCTGATCCAGAGCTGGGCGAGCTTGGCCGCCGCCGCAGCCTCGACCACGCGCTGCGCCTCTGCGGGACTGGCTGGGGCAAAGACCGCGATCTGGGTGCTGAGCTTGGGGCGTGGCGGCGCAGGCGGGATCGTGTTTGGCTCGGCGGCCTGACGAGCCTGACGGAGGGCGTTATCAAGCTGAAAGCCACTGAAGTCGTCGTTGTAGACCCCGAAGCCAGGCACCTCGAACGTGAGCAAGAGCTGCCGGGAGGCGATCTTGATCCGGCTGCTGTCTAGCGGGGGATTGACAATCCCATTGATGCTAGAGCGACTCTGACCTGCTGCTTGCTCTTGGACTGTGCTCTGTATATTCTCTTTCAGTTGCTGCGCGATTGTCGGAGAGAGACCGGAGAGGGGGACGACCGCATAGCCCCAGGTTTCTTTTTTCTGGGTCTCTTCGAGCTGCTTGAGGATACTGCTGTCGAGGCCATAGCTGTTGTCGTAGGGGATAGGGGAGGTTGGTTGGGCGGCTTTCAGGCGCTCGATCATCGCCTGACGCTGTGCCTCTTTGGGTTTTTCGGCCTCCTGTGCTGCCTTCTGCTGGCGTGCGATCCGAGGAGCCAGCCCCTCGATATCGTCGGTGAGGACCCACGCGCGGCTTTTTCCGGGCACATCGATGAGGCGGAAGGCTCCCGTCACACTCAGCGCCAGCAGCTCCAGCACCTCTCCGACTGCGGCACTCTGGCCAGGGGCTTGCTTGCTCCAGACCGGCTGCTCCCCTATCCGCTTGTCCGCGAGGAGCTCCAGACCCGTTGCTTGTGAGGCACGCAGGAGGAGCTCGCCCACGGTCGTGGCACCTTCGAGCGGGATGCGCCGGGTGAGGCTGGGGTTTTTGTAGTCGAGCTGCGAGGGCTTGAGCTGGTTGGGAACCCCGCCACTGTCTCGTCCATTGGCGTTCCTCGGATTCGGGAAGCCACGTGTGAGCTGTGGCCGGGTGTCGCCGCTGATGCCCCTCCCACCGAAGGTCCCTCCCCCGCCCTGGTTGAGCTTTTCGTCCTGGTAGACATAGCTAAAGGAGATCCCACGTTTGAGCTGGAGGCTACCCTGCGCGATAGCCTCGGCTGGAACCGGAGCGGCCTGCGGGTTGCGGGTTGTCGCAAGGATGGGCGGGAGGAGCGCTCGGACAAAGCCTTGCTGTGTGGTGCTCAGGTCGCGTGCACGGAGCCCCGACTGCCCACAGAGGAGCTGCCACTGGCGCGGATCGAGCGAGGCCGCGAGGGCAAGCAGGGCATCTTGCGGCGAGAGCTGCTGTGTCTGTGGGGGATTCAGGGGCCAGTAGAACTCAGGGACGAGAGCGCTCAGCCCGGTGGTGTGGACAAGGCGGCGCTTGAGCTTTGTGGCGAGCTCCAAAACATTGACTTCGGTGGCTCCTGGGGAAGCAAAGAGGCTTGGCCCCATCCGCGAGCCGGGGCCGGTTTGAATGATGCGCTCCGGCCCGACAATCAGCAGGGGGCCGCGCTCGGTGGGAGTCCAGGCGATGCGCTCAAGCAGTGCCTGGGTGGCGGGACGAAGAGTCGGTGGTTGGCGAAACATAGGTAAAACCCTCCTCAGGGCATAGGATACCAAAAAAGCGCTTCGCCATGCGCTAAAATGGCCTGTGAGAGTTCTCTTTGTCTACCCCAGCCAGCCCGACGATGCCACCAACCGGTACCGCTGTGTTCATCTCTGTGAGGCGCTGAGCGCGGCGGGGCACACGGCGGAGCATGTCTCGGCGGGGCAGGATGGGGTGACAGTCGCCCACGATATTGTGGTGCTCCACCGCCTGCCCTGGGGCGGCCCCGGAAGCGCGTTTGCGGCTGCGGCTAGAAAGATCGGCGCGACCGTGGTCTATAGCGCCGATGACCTGATCTTCGATCTGGAGCACGCCCGCCACACCGGCATTCTCTTTCCCGACGATCCCCTGCGCTACCGGCACAGCAAGCGCGAGGCCGAGGCGAACCTGGCGACCCTGCAAAACACCGACCACGCCCTCTTCAGCACCGAGTTCCTCGCCACGCTAGCTCCTCAGGCTCCCCCACCTGTGGGGGCGGGGGGGGCTACGGGAGGGGCGGTTGTGCGCAACTTTCTCGGCACGGAGCTCCTGGCGCTCTCGCACGCCGCACGCCTGCGCCGCGAGGCGTTTGTCCGTGTCCGTCAAGACGACCGCGTAACCCTGGGCTACCTCTCCGGCTCCCCCACCCACGATGCCGATCTGGCCGATATCGCCGAGCCGCTGGCGGTGGCGCTGGAGCGATTTGCCAACGCCAGATTGCTTGTCGTCGGAACCGTGGCGCTGCCGGGGCCGCTGCGGCGCTTTGAGGAGAGTGGGCGCGTCCGGCGGCATCCGTACGTCCCGTGGCGCGAGCTGCCGGGGCTGATCGCGCAGGTGGACATAAATCTTGCGCCGCTGGACCTGACACGCCCCTTCAACCACGCCAAGAGTGAGATTAAGTTCCTTGAGGCCGCCGCGGTCGGGGTGCCGACCCTCGCCGCACGCTCCGCTGCACTTCTGGAGACCGAGGGTGCGCTCCTCTGTGGCACCGACTCCGAGTGGGGCGAGGCGCTGGCAAGCTGGCTGAGCGCGCCCGAGACACGCCACGCCGCCGCTGAGGCTGCGATAGCGGCTCTCGAGAGGCACCAAGCGGGGATCGATGTCGCGGGTATCTTTGCCGCCTGGATGCCGGCGAAGGCGGTGACAGCGACGGCGAGTGTCACCCGGCCCCGAAAGTCGAAGCTCGTGGGGAAGATCTTCCAGAGCGAGCAGAAGTTCCTGCGCCGCTGGCACTACCTACGGCGGCACTGGCGGCTCGCCAATGAGCAAGAGCGCCACGGCGGGGGCACGGCGTGAGGCGTGGCGGCGCGTGGCCGACTCTTGCGGCGTTTCTGCTGGGACTGGCGTGGGCGCTGGGGATTCCCGTGGTCCACGGTCTGGGGGAGCCCTTTGGCAACTGGCAGCCCGATGAGGTTAGCCATGTGCTCACCGTGCGCTGGTGGGCCGGGCACCTGAGTCTTCCCCCCTACAACGCCGACTACGCGGTCTCGGTGCACCCGCCGCTCTACCACGCCCTGGGGGCGCTTGTCTGGCGCGTGGGCGGCGCGCTGGCGGTGCGGGTCTTCTCCGCAGTGCTGGGCGCCGCGACTGTCTGGTTCACGTTTCGGGCGGCGCGTGCGCTCTACGGAGCGGGTGTCGCATCGCTGGCCGCCTGGCTCGTGGCGCTGGTGCCGATGCGGGTGTCGCTCTCGGGGGGGATCAGCAACGAGAACCTGGCGGCGCTGGCGGCCACTGCGGTGCTGGCCCTTCTGGCCGAGGAGCTGCGCGGGCGGCGGCGCTTGGGCGGGCTGGTGCTCTGGTGCATGGCGGGAGTGGCGAGCAAGCTCACCTGCCTGGGGCTCCTGCCCGCGGTCGTGCTGGCGCTGGCATGGCGCTTTGGGCCGCAGCGTGCCGCACGAGCCGCCGTGGCACTGGGGCTTGTGACTGCCGCGACCCTCACAGGCTGGTTCTGGGGAAACGCCCAGCGCTGTGGCGATGCGCTCTGCAAGGGGGCGGCAGACCGGCTCTGGGATGGGGTGCAGCCCGGCTTTCCGCACTACCAGGCAACACGCGGGTTCTCGCCGCTCCGCTATCTCTTCTCGATTGCCGCCTTTGGCTGGCGCTCGTTCTGGGGGACCTTCGACGGGCTCCAGAAGCACCTGCCCATGCCGGTTTTTTTGCTTCTCCTGGGGGGACAGCTGACCACGTTCTGGGGAGCGCGGCGGCGCGGGGGGCGGGTGCGGCAGGCATGGCTCTTGGCGGCGAGCGTGCTCTTTCTGACCACGGCGGTCATTTATACGCTGTTTAACTGGCGGCACTACTCGCCACAAGGCCGTTATTTTTACGTAATACTCGCGCCGTTTGGGGCGATAACCGGATATGGCTATCTTGCTCTCTGGCCGCCCGTGTGGCGGACGAGAGCAGCACAAGGGCTTGTCGCGGCGCTGGGGGGACTGAACCTCTGGTGTCTGTGGCACTACCTACCCGCTAGGTAAGCAAAGCCCACCTGAGCGTGTCTCATCACACCACGTTATCAGGAAGGTTCTTAACAGGATGTCTCGCACACGAATGGCTTTTACGCTCATCGAGCTTTTGGTTGTTATTGCGATTATTGCAATCTTGGCCGCGATACTCTTTCCGGTCTTCGCGCAAGCACGGGAGAAGGCCCGCGCCACGAGCTGCCTCTCCAGCACCAAGCAGCTGGGGCTGGCGATGATGCAGTATCTCTCGGACTACGACGGCACCGTACCACCATTTCGGACACTCGATCCCTATGTCTCGGGGGGGCTCTGGTGGGGGACGCCCACGCAGACGGGCTTCTCGACGGGGACCCACTGGACGGTGAATCTCAATCCTTATATGAAGGCACACCAGCTCTACCACTGCCCGTCGGTGGGGGCCTCGCTCCTGGTGCAGAATGCGGGCAAGAGCTACGCTTCTCTCTACGCGGTCTTCTGGGCGGAGTACGGCCTCAACTGGGACTATCTCTACCGCACCTACGACGGCACCCGGTGCTACACGCCCTACTACGCCCTCCCCCATGCCCAGGCGGCCGTGCCCATTAGTGAGGCGGAGATTGGGAGCCCCGCCGCGATGGTGATGCTGGCCGATACCAAGCTGATCGACAACGGCGGAGGGAGCTGGAGCTTCTCCAACATGGTCGGAAGCCCCGCCGCAATCACCGCGCCGGATGCCTGCAACACCTTTGCCAACAACGGCTGGGGGCAGGACACGGGCTGGGACGGTGGGGGCAACAAGACCTCCACGGGGCAGTTTGCGCCTCGGCACACGGGGGGCGGCAATGTGGCGTTTATGGACGGTCACTCCAAGTGGCTGAGTCCGGGCGCGGCGGCGGCGGGGACCAACTGGCGCGTGGGGATCAGCGGCGCTCAGGTGCGGATCACCGATGTCAATACCTACCTCTGGGATCGGAACTAAGATGAGAAAAGAACTCTTTTGGGGTCTGGCACTACTTATGCTGGGGGGGTGTCAAGAGAAAGACCCACTGGCGGAAGCGGCACCGCCACCAAAGCCCAGTGCGGTCGCGGCACCACCTCCTGCGGGGAAAAAAGAATCGGCGCTCCCAGCATCGCTTCAGAACAACCCGGGAACCCAAGTGCCCGTCTCGGCACCGCGCTAGCCGCTGTGCGTTTTTCCTCTGTGAGGAGACTAAAAATAGGGCTTGCCTTTTCGTCAAAGTATAAGGTATCCTAATACACTGGTCGTCAAACAGCCAGATAAATCATCTAATCGTTTGGGGGTTATTATGTTTCATTCTAACCGCCGACAGCGTGGCTTCACGCTGATCGAGCTCCTCGTCGTTATCGCGATCATTGCGATTCTTGCGGCGATCCTCTTCCCAGTGTTTGCTCAAGCTCGCGAGAAGGCTCGTGCTGCCTCCTGCCTTTCTAACATGAAGCAGATCATGACGGGTATCAAGATGTATGTCCAGGACTACGACGAGCAATCGTTCTGGAACTGGTACTACCCGCGTCCTACCGGTGGTTTTAACACCTGGATGGAAGTGATCGATCCCTACGTCAAGAACACGGGTATCTTTATGTGCCCCAGCGCTCCGAAGGACCGCGCTTCCTACACCACCGGATGTGCTGCAGGTGGCCAGGTTACCTCCACCTACATCTATCCAGGCTGGATCCGCTACACCTACTACAACTGGTTTGGCACGGTCATGTTCGCCGGCTTCCCGACCCCGAACACCGCGAACTGCATCAACCCCTGGGATGTCTGTACGGGTACCGAGTTCACCGCTAGCCCCGCCCAGACCGCTTACCTGATGGAAGGCTACCTCGTTGCCTACATGCCCTACCAGGACACCAAGTTCGGTAGCGCCTGTACCACCGGGTTCTTCCTCGACACCGATGCGACTACCAAGAACGGCTG
This genomic interval from Armatimonas rosea contains the following:
- a CDS encoding glycosyltransferase family protein, coding for MRVLFVYPSQPDDATNRYRCVHLCEALSAAGHTAEHVSAGQDGVTVAHDIVVLHRLPWGGPGSAFAAAARKIGATVVYSADDLIFDLEHARHTGILFPDDPLRYRHSKREAEANLATLQNTDHALFSTEFLATLAPQAPPPVGAGGATGGAVVRNFLGTELLALSHAARLRREAFVRVRQDDRVTLGYLSGSPTHDADLADIAEPLAVALERFANARLLVVGTVALPGPLRRFEESGRVRRHPYVPWRELPGLIAQVDINLAPLDLTRPFNHAKSEIKFLEAAAVGVPTLAARSAALLETEGALLCGTDSEWGEALASWLSAPETRHAAAEAAIAALERHQAGIDVAGIFAAWMPAKAVTATASVTRPRKSKLVGKIFQSEQKFLRRWHYLRRHWRLANEQERHGGGTA
- a CDS encoding glycosyltransferase family 39 protein; the protein is MRRGGAWPTLAAFLLGLAWALGIPVVHGLGEPFGNWQPDEVSHVLTVRWWAGHLSLPPYNADYAVSVHPPLYHALGALVWRVGGALAVRVFSAVLGAATVWFTFRAARALYGAGVASLAAWLVALVPMRVSLSGGISNENLAALAATAVLALLAEELRGRRRLGGLVLWCMAGVASKLTCLGLLPAVVLALAWRFGPQRAARAAVALGLVTAATLTGWFWGNAQRCGDALCKGAADRLWDGVQPGFPHYQATRGFSPLRYLFSIAAFGWRSFWGTFDGLQKHLPMPVFLLLLGGQLTTFWGARRRGGRVRQAWLLAASVLFLTTAVIYTLFNWRHYSPQGRYFYVILAPFGAITGYGYLALWPPVWRTRAAQGLVAALGGLNLWCLWHYLPAR
- a CDS encoding ATP-binding protein; this translates as MVSAHGIDWPRVEAAPWWQAMAVCPQDPRHHGEGDVATHTRMVVEALEADPRFADLDAPAQRVLRLAALLHDCGKPATTKHEENGRITSNGHARIGAYIARRLLWEQGFDFAEREAVCALVRWHMRPGYCLDSDDPERTALTIAQTARCDWLALLAEADTRGRVAPNTEDALVRVGLFSELCKELGIGDAPYAFPSPHSRVVYFRTPGRDKTYTAYDDTQGELVLMSGLPGSGKDTYIQQHLAHLPVVSLDVLRKELGIAPTDPQEPVAMAALERARVYLRQKQDFVWNATNLRHELRARPLGLAADYNFRVKIVYREAPHARLFAQNRNRAAAVPEAVLHKYLDRWEVPTTIEAHELQYAVLP
- a CDS encoding prepilin-type N-terminal cleavage/methylation domain-containing protein, translated to MFHSNRRQRGFTLIELLVVIAIIAILAAILFPVFAQAREKARAASCLSNMKQIMTGIKMYVQDYDEQSFWNWYYPRPTGGFNTWMEVIDPYVKNTGIFMCPSAPKDRASYTTGCAAGGQVTSTYIYPGWIRYTYYNWFGTVMFAGFPTPNTANCINPWDVCTGTEFTASPAQTAYLMEGYLVAYMPYQDTKFGSACTTGFFLDTDATTKNGWRHNEGGNLAYADSHVKYIKSRTFFKDNTSRANYGGAQYPQSPHMRVGE
- a CDS encoding RNA ligase family protein, producing MLYYPKMPGSEKAPLGERCIAFEKLDGTNLHFCWEREFGWHAFGTRRDRFNLTERGITEFVAAHPELAEAAAVFQATLAEGLAAVLDGYPTNEATAFCEFLGEGSFAGQHRADEPKRLVFFDLTLPGEAFVAPEDFIRDFGHLPTPRIVYRGKLTGQFTDELRKGKFGVAEGVVCKGVSKGVPWRCKVKTDAYRERLKASLGPHWESGWE
- a CDS encoding DUF1559 domain-containing protein, coding for MSRTRMAFTLIELLVVIAIIAILAAILFPVFAQAREKARATSCLSSTKQLGLAMMQYLSDYDGTVPPFRTLDPYVSGGLWWGTPTQTGFSTGTHWTVNLNPYMKAHQLYHCPSVGASLLVQNAGKSYASLYAVFWAEYGLNWDYLYRTYDGTRCYTPYYALPHAQAAVPISEAEIGSPAAMVMLADTKLIDNGGGSWSFSNMVGSPAAITAPDACNTFANNGWGQDTGWDGGGNKTSTGQFAPRHTGGGNVAFMDGHSKWLSPGAAAAGTNWRVGISGAQVRITDVNTYLWDRN
- a CDS encoding RNA ligase family protein; this translates as MDGLRKYPRTQHLEGSGLQKGDDPDRLPFVLLREKYLVVEEKLDGANTGISFDENGTLQLQCRGHYLTGGPGEAQFALLKPWAQTHQGWLWERLGTRYILYGEWLYACHTVFYDRLPHYFFEFDILDTQTNTFLSTARRRALLAGGPVVSVPVLKEGIFSKLKDITKLVGPSLYKSDGGVSEGLYLKWEEDGVVKGRYKWVRAGFLQTILDSGTHWKDRPLVPNQLAEGVDLW